The following are encoded in a window of Candidatus Rhabdochlamydia porcellionis genomic DNA:
- a CDS encoding type II toxin-antitoxin system prevent-host-death family antitoxin yields MTNTIPFSLARGCLTDIVNEAAYANKRTILTRKGKKVAAIISLKDLKILESIKDKQG; encoded by the coding sequence ATGACAAATACAATCCCATTTTCTTTAGCAAGGGGATGCTTGACCGATATAGTCAATGAAGCTGCCTATGCAAATAAACGAACGATATTAACTCGTAAGGGGAAAAAAGTTGCAGCTATTATTTCTCTGAAGGACTTAAAAATATTGGAATCTATAAAAGATAAGCAAGGTTAG
- a CDS encoding AAA family ATPase, which yields MIINSYLILLPHGRNLRPLQDKFYEIGGFYNGIGYVFPPQKEQILKQILKHLPDIKIRKVDLEKDHTFDSIRQMHNASYFRDKLFALDNKISSITRIYQLDELSEASIESLQLSLEQKTLFLELIQEREKLKKALEWAEAMEKTLSSQKSVSFQMKFISEQPVNFLLEEAPKMPRLINYIEDSYTKAFIRKGIVGMLVGSGGVGKTHALAQLAISITTGIPWLGKYPVEKTGCVFMGMGENSEEDIHRMLRKIVKKLFREQTSFFDKNPLLEASKRLAVASFNGADSSFIYKGKPTQSYELLLQELKEKEPKEGWSCIILDPISRFLGADAEIDNASATRFIALLEKITLELEGHPTVLFGHHMSKNAQAARNTDQGAARGSSAITDGVRWQANLEKIRKTLNSEEEEYELDQIILRSVKSNFTAILPSLRLKKDKDGILFVQDPNQSIFKKR from the coding sequence ATGATAATCAACTCCTATTTAATTTTATTGCCACATGGGAGAAATTTACGTCCTTTACAGGATAAATTTTATGAAATAGGTGGTTTTTATAATGGGATTGGTTACGTATTTCCTCCTCAAAAAGAACAGATCCTTAAACAGATCCTTAAACATCTTCCAGATATCAAAATTCGAAAAGTGGATCTAGAAAAAGATCATACCTTCGATTCTATTCGACAAATGCATAATGCCTCTTATTTTAGAGATAAATTGTTTGCATTAGACAACAAGATCTCATCGATTACTCGCATTTATCAACTTGATGAATTATCAGAGGCTAGCATAGAGAGTTTACAGCTATCACTCGAACAAAAAACACTATTTTTAGAACTCATTCAAGAAAGAGAGAAATTAAAAAAAGCTTTGGAATGGGCTGAGGCAATGGAAAAAACACTATCCTCTCAAAAATCGGTTTCTTTCCAGATGAAATTCATTAGCGAGCAACCTGTTAATTTTCTTTTAGAAGAAGCCCCAAAAATGCCCCGGCTTATCAATTATATAGAGGACTCATATACTAAGGCTTTTATCAGAAAAGGAATCGTTGGGATGCTAGTTGGTTCGGGTGGTGTTGGGAAAACACATGCTCTTGCTCAACTTGCTATTTCTATAACGACAGGAATACCCTGGCTTGGAAAATATCCAGTTGAGAAAACAGGTTGTGTTTTCATGGGAATGGGGGAAAATTCGGAAGAAGATATCCATCGGATGCTCAGAAAGATAGTAAAAAAGTTATTTCGAGAACAAACTTCATTTTTTGATAAAAATCCGCTTTTAGAAGCGAGTAAAAGATTAGCAGTGGCTTCTTTTAATGGAGCAGATTCTTCTTTTATCTATAAAGGAAAACCAACACAATCCTATGAATTATTATTGCAAGAATTGAAAGAAAAAGAACCCAAGGAAGGATGGTCTTGTATTATTCTAGACCCTATCTCTCGTTTTTTAGGTGCAGATGCGGAAATAGATAACGCATCTGCAACACGATTTATCGCTCTTCTGGAAAAAATAACTCTTGAACTTGAAGGTCATCCAACCGTTTTATTCGGTCATCACATGAGTAAAAACGCTCAGGCAGCACGAAACACAGATCAAGGTGCAGCAAGAGGTTCTAGTGCTATTACAGACGGAGTGAGATGGCAAGCTAATTTAGAAAAAATACGCAAAACGCTTAATTCTGAAGAAGAAGAATATGAACTGGATCAAATCATCTTGCGCAGCGTTAAATCCAACTTTACTGCTATTTTGCCATCTTTAAGATTAAAAAAAGATAAAGACGGAATTTTATTCGTTCAGGACCCAAACCAATCAATCTTCAAAAAAAGATGA